One genomic region from Delphinus delphis chromosome 14, mDelDel1.2, whole genome shotgun sequence encodes:
- the MTRF1L gene encoding peptide chain release factor 1-like, mitochondrial isoform X2 yields MRSRFLRSAFRWARQAAGTARRHVSCGSLPLEELFARGGPLRTFLERQAGSEVQLQVRRPELVAVAKLLNEKEQELQETGHLLHDENEDLRKLAESEITSCQKEIAQLKHQIILLLVPSEETDESDLILEVTAGVGGQEAMLFTSEIFDMYQQYAAFKGWHFETLEYFPSEIGGLRHASASIGGSEAYKHMKFEGGVHRVQRVPKTEKQGRIHTSTMTVAILPQPTEINLVINPKDLRIDTKRASGAGGQHVNTTDSAVRIVHLPTGRRKRMRRKRSIP; encoded by the exons ATGCGGTCAAGGTTTCTTCGGAGTGCTTTTCGGTGGGCCCGGCAGGCTGCTGGCACGGCCCGCCGACACGTTAGCTGCGGTAGCCTTCCACTGGAAGAGCTATTCGCCCGCGGCGGACCCCTACGGACCTTCCTCGAGCGCCAGGCAGGGTCTGAAGTCCAGTTGCAGGTCAGGCGGCCTGAGCTGGTGGCAGTGGCCAAGCTTCTGAACGAGAAGGAACAGGAACTGCAGGAGACCGGGCACCTGCTACATG atgAAAATGAAGACTTAAGGAAACTTGCAGAGAGTGAAATAACTTCATGTCAGAAAGAAATAGCTCAATTGAAGCATCAG ATTATCTTACTTTTGGTTCCCTCAGAAGAAACGGATGAAAGTGATTTGATCCTGGAGGTAACTGCAGGAGTTGGGGGTCAGGAGGCAATGTTGTTTACCTCAGAGATATTTGATATGTATCAGCAGTATGCTGCATTTAAAGGATGGCATTTTGAAACCCTGGAATATTTTCCAAGTGAAATAG GTGGCCTTAGACATGCATCTGCCAGCATTGGGGGTTCAGAAGCCTACAAGCACATGAAATTTGAAGGAGGTGTGCACAGAGTACAGAGAGTGCCCAAGACAGAGAAGCAAGGCCGCATCCACACCAGCACCATGACTGTGGCGATCTTACCCCAACCCACTGAG ATTAATCTGGTGATTAATCCTAAAGATTTGAGGATTGATACTAAGCGAGCCAGCGGAGCTGGGGGGCAGCACGTAAATACCACAGACAGTGCTGTCCGGATAGTTCATCTCCCGACAG gaagaagaaaaagaatgagaagaaaaaggagtATTCCTTGA
- the MTRF1L gene encoding peptide chain release factor 1-like, mitochondrial isoform X1, producing the protein MRSRFLRSAFRWARQAAGTARRHVSCGSLPLEELFARGGPLRTFLERQAGSEVQLQVRRPELVAVAKLLNEKEQELQETGHLLHDENEDLRKLAESEITSCQKEIAQLKHQIILLLVPSEETDESDLILEVTAGVGGQEAMLFTSEIFDMYQQYAAFKGWHFETLEYFPSEIGGLRHASASIGGSEAYKHMKFEGGVHRVQRVPKTEKQGRIHTSTMTVAILPQPTEINLVINPKDLRIDTKRASGAGGQHVNTTDSAVRIVHLPTGVVSECQQERSQLKNREMAMKKLRAKLYSLRVEEETSKRYNARKIQIGTKGRSEKIRTYNFPQNRVTDHRINQSLHDLEAFMQGEDLLDELVQSLKDYANYESLVEIISNKV; encoded by the exons ATGCGGTCAAGGTTTCTTCGGAGTGCTTTTCGGTGGGCCCGGCAGGCTGCTGGCACGGCCCGCCGACACGTTAGCTGCGGTAGCCTTCCACTGGAAGAGCTATTCGCCCGCGGCGGACCCCTACGGACCTTCCTCGAGCGCCAGGCAGGGTCTGAAGTCCAGTTGCAGGTCAGGCGGCCTGAGCTGGTGGCAGTGGCCAAGCTTCTGAACGAGAAGGAACAGGAACTGCAGGAGACCGGGCACCTGCTACATG atgAAAATGAAGACTTAAGGAAACTTGCAGAGAGTGAAATAACTTCATGTCAGAAAGAAATAGCTCAATTGAAGCATCAG ATTATCTTACTTTTGGTTCCCTCAGAAGAAACGGATGAAAGTGATTTGATCCTGGAGGTAACTGCAGGAGTTGGGGGTCAGGAGGCAATGTTGTTTACCTCAGAGATATTTGATATGTATCAGCAGTATGCTGCATTTAAAGGATGGCATTTTGAAACCCTGGAATATTTTCCAAGTGAAATAG GTGGCCTTAGACATGCATCTGCCAGCATTGGGGGTTCAGAAGCCTACAAGCACATGAAATTTGAAGGAGGTGTGCACAGAGTACAGAGAGTGCCCAAGACAGAGAAGCAAGGCCGCATCCACACCAGCACCATGACTGTGGCGATCTTACCCCAACCCACTGAG ATTAATCTGGTGATTAATCCTAAAGATTTGAGGATTGATACTAAGCGAGCCAGCGGAGCTGGGGGGCAGCACGTAAATACCACAGACAGTGCTGTCCGGATAGTTCATCTCCCGACAG GTGTTGTTTCCGAATGCCAACAAGAGAGATCTCAACTGAAAAATAGAGAGATGGCTATGAAAAAGTTACGTGCAAAACTATACAGCCTGCGTGTAGAAGAAGAAACAAGTAAACGATACAATGCTAGAAAGATTCAG attGGCACTAAAGGAAGGTCAGAGAAAATAAGAACATACAATTTTCCACAGAACCGGGTCACAGATCACAGAATAAACCAGTCACTTCATGATCTTGAAGCTTTTATGCAAGGAGAGGACCTACTGGATGAACTTGTACAGTCATTGAAGGATTATGCTAATTATGAATCTTTGGTAGAAATTATTTCCAACAAAGTTTAA
- the MTRF1L gene encoding peptide chain release factor 1-like, mitochondrial isoform X3, which produces MLFTSEIFDMYQQYAAFKGWHFETLEYFPSEIGGLRHASASIGGSEAYKHMKFEGGVHRVQRVPKTEKQGRIHTSTMTVAILPQPTEINLVINPKDLRIDTKRASGAGGQHVNTTDSAVRIVHLPTGVVSECQQERSQLKNREMAMKKLRAKLYSLRVEEETSKRYNARKIQIGTKGRSEKIRTYNFPQNRVTDHRINQSLHDLEAFMQGEDLLDELVQSLKDYANYESLVEIISNKV; this is translated from the exons ATGTTGTTTACCTCAGAGATATTTGATATGTATCAGCAGTATGCTGCATTTAAAGGATGGCATTTTGAAACCCTGGAATATTTTCCAAGTGAAATAG GTGGCCTTAGACATGCATCTGCCAGCATTGGGGGTTCAGAAGCCTACAAGCACATGAAATTTGAAGGAGGTGTGCACAGAGTACAGAGAGTGCCCAAGACAGAGAAGCAAGGCCGCATCCACACCAGCACCATGACTGTGGCGATCTTACCCCAACCCACTGAG ATTAATCTGGTGATTAATCCTAAAGATTTGAGGATTGATACTAAGCGAGCCAGCGGAGCTGGGGGGCAGCACGTAAATACCACAGACAGTGCTGTCCGGATAGTTCATCTCCCGACAG GTGTTGTTTCCGAATGCCAACAAGAGAGATCTCAACTGAAAAATAGAGAGATGGCTATGAAAAAGTTACGTGCAAAACTATACAGCCTGCGTGTAGAAGAAGAAACAAGTAAACGATACAATGCTAGAAAGATTCAG attGGCACTAAAGGAAGGTCAGAGAAAATAAGAACATACAATTTTCCACAGAACCGGGTCACAGATCACAGAATAAACCAGTCACTTCATGATCTTGAAGCTTTTATGCAAGGAGAGGACCTACTGGATGAACTTGTACAGTCATTGAAGGATTATGCTAATTATGAATCTTTGGTAGAAATTATTTCCAACAAAGTTTAA